The following coding sequences lie in one Heliangelus exortis chromosome 8, bHelExo1.hap1, whole genome shotgun sequence genomic window:
- the HTATIP2 gene encoding oxidoreductase HTATIP2 has translation MAAAAESGGHRACFVLGASGETGRVLLRELLARQLFARVTLVGRRRLSLSEEMGATVEQAVVDFERLNEHAAAFRGHDVGFCCLGTTRAKAGADGFVRVDRDYVAQAAELARAGGCKHFVLQSSRGADPGSRFLYLRVKGEVENLVQAVGFDRCTILRPAVLLCKRQESRPLEWVVQKFLGVLARVFPTAYSVPVETVARAMVATVLQPGKGRVEVLENGTIHELGKAVPEQGT, from the exons atggcggcggcggcggagagCGGCGGGCACCGGGCCTGCTTCGTGCTGGGTGCCTCGGGGGAAACGGGCCGGGTACTGCTGCGGGAACTGCTGGCCCGGCAGCTCTTCGCTCGGGTGACTTTGGTCGGACGGCGCCGGCTGAGCCTGAGCGAGGAGATGGGAGCGACCGTG GAGCAGGCGGTGGTGGACTTCGAGCGTCTGAACGAGCACGCTGCTGCCTTCCGGGGACACGACGTCGGTTTCTGCTGCCTGGGCACCACCAGGGCCAAGGCCGGCGCA GATGGCTTTGTCCGTGTGGACCGGGACTACGTGgcccaggcagcagagctggcgCGGGCAGGGGGCTGCAAGCACTTTGTTCTGCAGTCCTCCCGGGGGGCAGACCCCGGCAGCCGCTTCCTCTACCTCCGCGTGAAG GGAGAAGTGGAGAACCTGGTCCAGGCCGTTGGTTTTGATCGCTGCACCATTCTCCGGCCGGC GGTGCTGCTGTGCAAGCGTCAGGAGTCCCGTCCTCTGGAGTGGGTGGTCCAGAAGTTCCTGGGTGTTTTGGCTCGGGTCTTCCCCACTGCTTACTCAGTGCCTGTGGAAACAGTGGCCAGGGCTATGGTGGCCACGGTGCTGCAGCCAGGCAAGGGGAgggtggaggtgctggagaatgGGACCATTCATGAGCTGGGAaaggcagtgccagagcagggcaCGTAG